A region of Plantactinospora sp. BC1 DNA encodes the following proteins:
- a CDS encoding nucleoside triphosphate pyrophosphohydrolase, producing the protein MTGVAPGPAGRIVLLVTSPRLPAGLLTASAWDVVRGFPVLAGAESELATAVRAAGAEVTVTATPVPDLLGTVASHGTAVWLAGPAGDEALARELGLRLARQPGLAELELMYGSWDPPGARLLDAVEVMDRLASPGGDPWKRAQTHASLAQYLLEECYEAYDAIAANDLVALREELGDVLLQVVLHARLAENLPEEERWSIDDVAGGLVAKMVRRNPHVFAGTEVGGIDEIIENWERIKRAEKPRASVLDGVALSQPALALAAKVLHRVARAGLDLPPAEPPAGADETVRLGATLLETVARARAAGLDAEAALRQATLAYAATVRAAEQDSIPPS; encoded by the coding sequence ATGACCGGGGTAGCGCCCGGCCCGGCCGGCCGGATCGTGCTGCTGGTCACCTCGCCCCGGCTGCCGGCCGGGCTGTTGACCGCGTCCGCCTGGGACGTCGTACGCGGCTTCCCGGTGCTGGCCGGCGCGGAGAGCGAGCTGGCCACGGCGGTACGCGCGGCCGGCGCCGAGGTGACCGTCACCGCGACTCCGGTTCCGGACCTGCTGGGCACGGTCGCCTCGCACGGTACGGCGGTCTGGCTGGCCGGCCCGGCCGGGGACGAGGCACTGGCCCGGGAGCTGGGACTCCGGCTGGCCCGTCAACCCGGGCTGGCCGAGCTGGAGCTGATGTACGGCTCCTGGGATCCACCCGGTGCCCGGCTGCTCGACGCGGTCGAGGTGATGGACCGGCTCGCCTCGCCCGGCGGTGACCCGTGGAAGCGGGCGCAGACCCACGCCTCGCTGGCGCAGTACCTCCTCGAAGAGTGCTACGAGGCGTACGACGCCATCGCCGCGAACGATCTCGTGGCGCTCCGGGAGGAGCTGGGCGACGTGCTGTTGCAGGTGGTGCTGCACGCCCGGCTGGCGGAGAACCTGCCCGAGGAGGAGCGCTGGTCGATCGACGACGTCGCCGGTGGGCTGGTGGCGAAGATGGTCCGGCGCAACCCGCACGTCTTCGCCGGCACCGAGGTCGGCGGCATCGACGAGATCATCGAGAACTGGGAACGGATCAAGCGGGCGGAGAAGCCCCGGGCCTCGGTACTCGACGGGGTCGCGCTCTCCCAGCCGGCGCTGGCGCTGGCGGCGAAGGTGCTGCACCGGGTCGCCCGGGCCGGGCTCGACCTGCCGCCCGCGGAGCCGCCGGCCGGGGCGGACGAGACGGTACGGCTCGGCGCGACCCTGCTGGAGACGGTGGCCCGGGCCCGGGCGGCGGGGCTGGACGCCGAGGCGGCGCTGCGTCAGGCGACCCTGGCCTACGCGGCCACGGTGCGCGCGGCCGAACAGGATTCGATACCGCCGTCCTGA
- a CDS encoding TetR/AcrR family transcriptional regulator, with protein sequence MPVERSGGGDPDRTLALLWTAQPSPGSPAAAGRPARGRPPRLTVPQIRQAAIAVADREGLATMSMARVAEELGVGTMSLYTYVPGKAELIDLMVDGVMADRDLPGPDDVRPTDWRTRIELYADRTRTMYQRHPWLREVSTVRPPLGPGLLAQQEYLLAALADLGLPARQTVAAGNAIVSFVDAAARQQAEADQLERTTGQSTDEWWSDRDSFWAEHFDVARYPAMNRTWEAGGFVDTPDAMADAYRFGLRLLLDGIQRAAGAAGRAPAEG encoded by the coding sequence ATGCCGGTGGAGCGCAGCGGTGGCGGGGATCCCGACCGCACCCTGGCGCTGCTCTGGACCGCCCAGCCGTCGCCCGGCTCCCCGGCAGCCGCCGGCAGACCCGCCCGGGGCCGCCCGCCCCGGCTGACCGTGCCGCAGATCCGGCAGGCCGCGATCGCGGTCGCCGACCGGGAGGGCCTGGCCACCATGTCGATGGCCCGGGTCGCCGAGGAGCTGGGCGTCGGCACGATGTCGCTCTACACGTACGTCCCGGGCAAGGCCGAGCTGATCGACCTGATGGTCGACGGGGTGATGGCCGACCGCGACCTCCCCGGCCCGGACGACGTACGCCCGACGGACTGGCGAACCCGGATCGAGCTGTACGCCGACCGGACCCGCACGATGTACCAGCGCCACCCGTGGCTCCGAGAGGTCTCCACCGTCCGCCCACCGCTCGGGCCGGGCCTGCTCGCCCAGCAGGAGTACCTGCTCGCCGCCCTGGCCGACCTCGGCCTGCCGGCCCGGCAGACGGTCGCCGCCGGCAACGCGATCGTCAGCTTCGTCGACGCCGCCGCCCGGCAGCAGGCCGAGGCGGACCAGTTGGAGCGGACCACCGGGCAGTCGACCGACGAGTGGTGGTCGGACCGGGACTCGTTCTGGGCGGAACACTTCGACGTCGCGCGCTATCCGGCGATGAACCGCACCTGGGAGGCCGGCGGCTTCGTCGACACCCCGGACGCGATGGCCGACGCCTACCGGTTCGGGCTGCGCCTGCTGCTCGACGGCATCCAGCGCGCGGCCGGGGCCGCCGGCCGCGCGCCCGCGGAGGGATGA
- the mfd gene encoding transcription-repair coupling factor, protein MLTGLLTAALRDPALARARSLARTGGPDADGLDLTAPPALRPFLVAAVAAGEEAGGAGRPVLAVTATTREADDLAAALGSLLPPEQVVVYPAWETLPHERLSPRSDTVGRRLGVLRRLAHPDLAEHPGPVRVVVAPVRSVLQPQLKGLGDLEPVRLAAGAEAGLEETARRLTDLAYARVDLVTKRGEYAVRGGILDVFPPTDEHPSRVEFWGDEVEEIRTFAVADQRTIEAVPALWAPPCRELLLTEPVRRRAAELAQQHPELAEILDKLAEGIPVEGMESLAPALIGADSLELVLHCMPAGSHVLLCDPERIRTRAHDLVRTSAEFLEASWAAAAVGGQAPVDLGAAAFKTLAEVRATAATLGQPWWSASPFGLVEAAPGPAATVEPWAVEPEPEVTVVPDTGESVALHAQPVPLYHGETARVVDDLKRWVGDGWGVALVFEGHGPAQRAVEVLRDAGLGAALTEEVPAPPASGELLVTCGSLNHGFLDSTSRIAVVTGNDITGGRGSSTRDMRKMPSRRRNTIDPLELRAGDYVVHEQHGIGRYVELVQRTVNGADREYLVIEYAASKRGQPGDRLFVPTDQLDQLSRYVGGEQPTLHKMGGAEWQKAKARARKAVKEIAAQLVQLYAARKASKGYAFAPDTPWQRELEDAFPYTETPDQLAAIEEVKRDMEQSTPMDRLICGDVGYGKTEIAVRAAFKAVQDGKQVAVLVPTTLLAQQHYNTFAERMGQFPVQIRQLSRFQTPKEAERTLEAAADGSADIVIGTHRLLQSATRFKQLGMVVVDEEQRFGVEHKEHLKTLRTAVDVLTMSATPIPRTLEMAITGIREMSTIATPPEERHPVLTFVGAYDDKQVAAAIHRELLRDGQVFYLHNRVESIDRAARRIRELVPEARVAVAHGQMGEDALEKVMVGFWEKEYDVLVCTTIVESGIDIPNANTLIVERADLLGLAQLHQIRGRVGRGRERAYAYFLYPPEKPLTEHAHERLATIAQHTELGAGMYVAMKDLEIRGAGNLLGGEQSGHIEGVGFDLYVRMVGEAVQAFKGERPEEEADIKIDLPVDAHLPHDYIGVERLRLEMYRKLAEARDAERLAEVVAEMTDRYGEPPEQVANLVAVARFRLLARAYGLTDVSAQGRHLRFSPLPLPDSKQLRLKRYHPDAVYKSATDQVSVPRPTTRRIGGEPLRDQALLDWCAQLLRDVLGEPAKAATGEPAR, encoded by the coding sequence GTGCTCACCGGTCTGCTCACCGCCGCGCTCCGCGATCCCGCGCTGGCCCGGGCCCGCTCGCTGGCCCGCACCGGCGGTCCGGACGCCGACGGGCTCGACCTCACCGCCCCGCCCGCGCTGCGGCCCTTCCTGGTCGCCGCCGTGGCGGCCGGCGAGGAGGCGGGCGGTGCCGGGCGCCCGGTGCTCGCCGTCACCGCCACCACCCGGGAGGCCGACGACCTGGCCGCCGCGCTGGGCAGCCTGCTCCCGCCGGAGCAGGTCGTGGTCTATCCGGCCTGGGAGACGCTGCCGCACGAGCGGCTCTCGCCCCGGTCCGACACCGTCGGCCGGCGACTCGGCGTGCTCCGCCGGCTCGCCCACCCCGACCTCGCCGAGCACCCCGGCCCGGTCCGGGTGGTCGTCGCCCCGGTCCGGTCGGTGTTGCAGCCACAGCTCAAGGGGCTGGGCGACCTGGAGCCGGTCCGGCTCGCCGCCGGGGCCGAGGCCGGGCTGGAGGAGACCGCCCGCCGCCTCACCGACCTGGCGTACGCCCGGGTCGACCTGGTCACCAAGCGTGGGGAGTACGCCGTCCGGGGCGGCATCCTGGACGTCTTCCCGCCCACCGACGAGCACCCGTCCCGGGTCGAGTTCTGGGGCGACGAGGTGGAGGAGATCCGCACCTTCGCCGTCGCCGACCAGCGGACCATCGAGGCGGTACCCGCCCTCTGGGCGCCGCCCTGCCGGGAACTGCTGCTCACCGAGCCGGTCCGGCGCCGGGCCGCCGAGCTGGCGCAGCAGCACCCCGAGCTGGCCGAGATCCTGGACAAGCTCGCCGAGGGGATCCCGGTCGAGGGGATGGAGTCGCTGGCCCCGGCCCTGATCGGCGCGGACTCGCTCGAACTCGTCCTGCACTGCATGCCGGCCGGCAGCCACGTACTGCTCTGCGACCCGGAGCGGATCCGGACCCGGGCGCACGACCTGGTGCGTACCTCGGCGGAGTTCCTGGAGGCGAGCTGGGCCGCGGCCGCCGTCGGCGGCCAGGCCCCGGTCGACCTCGGCGCCGCCGCCTTCAAGACCCTGGCCGAGGTACGGGCCACCGCCGCGACCCTCGGCCAGCCCTGGTGGTCGGCGTCCCCGTTCGGCCTGGTCGAGGCCGCCCCCGGCCCGGCGGCCACGGTCGAGCCGTGGGCGGTGGAGCCGGAGCCCGAGGTGACGGTGGTGCCGGACACCGGCGAGTCGGTGGCGCTGCACGCCCAGCCGGTGCCGCTCTACCACGGCGAGACGGCCCGGGTCGTCGACGACCTGAAGCGCTGGGTCGGCGACGGCTGGGGGGTGGCGCTGGTCTTCGAGGGGCACGGGCCGGCGCAGCGCGCCGTCGAGGTGCTCCGGGACGCCGGGCTCGGCGCCGCGCTCACCGAGGAGGTGCCGGCACCGCCGGCCTCCGGCGAGCTGCTGGTGACCTGCGGCTCGCTCAACCACGGCTTCCTCGACTCCACGTCCCGGATCGCGGTGGTGACCGGCAACGACATCACCGGCGGCCGGGGCTCGTCGACCCGGGACATGCGCAAGATGCCGAGCCGGCGGCGCAACACCATCGACCCGCTGGAGCTGCGGGCCGGCGACTATGTCGTGCACGAGCAGCACGGCATCGGCCGGTACGTCGAGCTGGTGCAGCGCACCGTCAACGGCGCCGACCGGGAATACCTGGTCATCGAGTACGCGGCCAGCAAGCGCGGCCAGCCCGGCGACCGGCTCTTCGTCCCGACCGACCAGCTCGACCAGCTCTCCCGGTACGTCGGAGGCGAGCAGCCGACCCTGCACAAGATGGGTGGCGCCGAGTGGCAGAAGGCCAAGGCGCGGGCCCGCAAGGCGGTCAAGGAGATCGCCGCCCAGCTCGTCCAGCTCTACGCCGCCCGCAAGGCGTCCAAGGGGTACGCGTTCGCCCCGGACACCCCGTGGCAGCGGGAGCTGGAGGACGCCTTCCCGTACACCGAGACGCCGGACCAGCTCGCGGCGATCGAGGAGGTCAAGCGGGACATGGAGCAGTCGACCCCGATGGACCGGCTGATCTGCGGCGACGTGGGCTACGGCAAGACCGAGATCGCGGTGCGGGCCGCCTTCAAGGCGGTGCAGGACGGCAAGCAGGTGGCGGTGCTCGTCCCGACCACGCTGCTGGCCCAGCAGCACTACAACACCTTCGCCGAGCGGATGGGACAGTTCCCGGTGCAGATCCGGCAGCTCTCCCGGTTCCAGACGCCGAAGGAGGCCGAGCGGACCCTGGAGGCCGCCGCCGACGGCAGCGCGGACATCGTGATCGGTACCCACCGGCTGCTCCAGTCGGCGACCCGGTTCAAGCAGCTCGGCATGGTGGTGGTGGACGAGGAGCAGCGCTTCGGGGTCGAGCACAAGGAGCACCTGAAGACCCTGCGTACCGCCGTGGACGTGTTGACCATGTCGGCGACGCCGATCCCGCGGACCCTGGAGATGGCGATCACCGGCATCCGGGAGATGTCCACCATCGCCACCCCGCCGGAGGAGCGGCACCCGGTGTTGACCTTCGTCGGGGCGTACGACGACAAGCAGGTCGCGGCGGCGATCCACCGCGAGCTGCTCCGCGACGGCCAGGTCTTCTACCTGCACAACCGGGTCGAGTCGATCGACCGGGCGGCGCGGCGGATCCGGGAGCTGGTCCCGGAGGCCCGGGTCGCGGTCGCGCACGGCCAGATGGGCGAGGACGCCCTGGAGAAGGTCATGGTCGGCTTCTGGGAAAAGGAATACGACGTCCTGGTCTGCACCACGATCGTCGAGTCCGGCATCGACATCCCGAACGCCAACACCCTGATCGTGGAGCGGGCCGACCTGCTCGGCCTGGCCCAGTTGCACCAGATCCGGGGGCGGGTCGGCCGGGGCCGGGAGCGGGCGTACGCCTATTTCCTCTATCCGCCGGAGAAGCCGCTGACCGAGCACGCGCACGAGCGGCTGGCCACCATCGCCCAGCACACCGAGCTGGGCGCCGGGATGTACGTGGCGATGAAGGACCTGGAGATCCGGGGCGCCGGCAACCTGCTCGGCGGCGAGCAGTCCGGGCACATCGAGGGGGTCGGTTTCGACCTCTACGTCCGGATGGTCGGCGAGGCGGTGCAGGCGTTCAAGGGTGAGCGGCCGGAGGAGGAGGCCGACATCAAGATCGATCTGCCGGTCGACGCGCACCTGCCGCACGACTACATCGGGGTGGAGCGGCTGCGCCTGGAGATGTACCGCAAGCTCGCCGAGGCCCGGGACGCCGAGCGGCTGGCCGAGGTGGTCGCCGAGATGACCGACCGGTACGGCGAGCCGCCGGAGCAGGTCGCCAACCTGGTGGCGGTGGCCCGGTTCCGGCTGCTGGCCCGGGCGTACGGCCTCACCGACGTCTCGGCCCAGGGCCGGCACCTGCGGTTCTCCCCGCTGCCGCTGCCGGACTCGAAGCAGCTGCGGCTCAAGCGCTACCACCCGGACGCGGTCTACAAGTCGGCCACCGACCAGGTGAGCGTGCCGCGCCCGACGACCCGGCGGATCGGCGGCGAGCCGCTGCGCGACCAGGCGTTGCTGGACTGGTGCGCCCAGCTCCTCCGCGACGTGCTCGGTGAGCCCGCGAAGGCGGCGACGGGGGAGCCGGCGAGGTGA
- the ppc gene encoding phosphoenolpyruvate carboxylase, translating to MTDQHDHDGPDAALRADIRRLGKLLGQTLARQEGPPLLDLVEEVRALVRHDAEAAAQRLGAMDVTTGTKLARAFSTYFHLANITEQVHRSRDLRRQRAAHGGWLDQAARLIRERGVPPEEIASVARRLSVRPVFTAHPTEAARRSILSKLRAVADELDAEAAAAILYGASDEGPASRRLAELLDLLWQTDELRLDRPDPTDEARNAIYYLRDLYAEAAPQVLDDLADTLRGLGVETAPTARPLTFGTWIGGDRDGNPFVTPQVTRDVLLIQYEHGIQATEAAMEALINEISVSRRLRGVSLDLSASLAKDLDALPEVAPRFRRVNAEEPYRLKARCVRAKLANTRRRLNQGTAHVPGRDYRGSADLLADLELMRASLARNSGQLTAVGRLASAIRTVAAFGPHLATMDIREHAEAHHVVLSQFYAQVGEVPEYSSLSRADRTKLLAEELAGRRPLSTMDTPLTEPARKTFDVFGTIREVQERFGVEVIESYIISMTLGVDDVLAAVVLAREAGLVDVHTGRARVGFVPLLETPAELDAGGELLDEMLSLPAYRAIVAARGDVQEVMLGYSDSNKEAGITTSQWSIHRAQRALRDVAARHNVRLRLFHGRGGTVGRGGGPTHEAILAQPYGTLDGEIKVTEQGEVISDKYTLPSLARENLELTLAAVLQSTLLHTTPRQPAEALDRWDATMDVVSGAAYRRYRSLVENPDLPAYFWASTPTELLGALNIGSRPAKRPNTGAGLSGLRAIPWVFGWTQTRQIVPGWFGVGTGLAAAREAGMADILAEMHRAWHFFGTFLSNVEMMLSKTDLNIARRYVDTLVPEPLHPIFEMIEAEYELTKREVLAITASPALLENSPVLQRTLAVRDTYLEPLHHLQVALLRQYRDSGAAGRAVATAPGGRRAPGDGTALERALLTTVNGIAAGMRNTG from the coding sequence GTGACCGACCAGCATGATCACGACGGACCCGACGCCGCGTTGCGGGCGGACATCCGCCGGCTCGGCAAGCTCCTCGGCCAGACCCTCGCCCGCCAGGAGGGCCCGCCCCTGCTCGACCTGGTCGAGGAGGTCCGCGCCCTGGTCCGGCACGACGCGGAGGCCGCCGCCCAGCGGCTCGGCGCGATGGACGTGACCACCGGCACCAAGCTGGCCCGGGCCTTCTCCACCTACTTCCACCTGGCCAACATCACCGAACAGGTGCACCGCTCCCGCGACCTGCGCCGGCAGCGGGCCGCGCACGGCGGCTGGCTGGACCAGGCCGCCCGGCTGATCCGGGAGCGCGGGGTGCCGCCCGAGGAGATCGCCTCGGTCGCCCGCCGGCTCTCCGTCCGGCCCGTCTTCACCGCCCACCCGACCGAGGCGGCCCGCCGGTCGATCCTCTCCAAGCTGCGCGCCGTCGCCGACGAACTCGACGCCGAGGCCGCCGCCGCGATCCTCTACGGCGCCAGCGACGAGGGCCCGGCCAGCCGCCGCCTCGCCGAACTGCTCGACCTGCTCTGGCAGACCGACGAGCTGCGGCTCGACCGCCCCGACCCGACCGACGAGGCCCGCAACGCCATCTACTACCTGCGCGACCTCTACGCCGAGGCGGCGCCGCAGGTCCTCGACGACCTCGCCGACACCCTGCGCGGGCTCGGCGTGGAGACCGCGCCGACCGCCCGGCCGCTGACCTTCGGCACCTGGATCGGCGGCGACCGCGACGGCAACCCCTTCGTCACCCCGCAGGTCACCCGGGACGTGCTGCTGATCCAGTACGAGCACGGCATCCAGGCGACCGAGGCGGCGATGGAGGCGCTGATCAACGAGATCTCGGTCTCCCGGCGGCTGCGCGGGGTCAGCCTCGACCTCAGCGCCAGCCTCGCCAAGGACCTCGACGCGCTCCCCGAGGTGGCCCCCCGGTTCCGCCGGGTCAACGCCGAAGAGCCGTACCGGCTCAAGGCGCGCTGCGTCCGGGCCAAGCTCGCCAACACCCGGCGCCGGCTCAACCAGGGCACCGCGCACGTGCCGGGGCGGGACTACCGGGGCTCCGCCGACCTGCTCGCCGACCTGGAGCTGATGCGCGCCTCGCTGGCCCGCAACTCCGGCCAGCTCACCGCCGTCGGCCGGCTCGCCTCGGCGATCCGCACCGTCGCCGCCTTCGGGCCGCACCTGGCGACGATGGACATCCGGGAGCACGCCGAGGCGCACCACGTCGTGCTCTCCCAGTTCTACGCCCAGGTCGGCGAGGTGCCGGAATATTCGTCACTGAGTCGGGCCGACCGGACCAAGCTGCTCGCCGAGGAGCTGGCCGGCCGCCGCCCGCTCTCCACGATGGACACTCCGCTGACCGAGCCGGCCCGGAAGACCTTCGACGTCTTCGGCACCATTCGCGAGGTGCAGGAGCGGTTCGGCGTCGAGGTGATCGAGTCGTACATCATCTCGATGACGCTCGGCGTCGACGACGTACTCGCCGCCGTGGTGCTGGCCCGGGAGGCCGGGCTGGTCGACGTGCACACCGGCCGGGCCCGGGTCGGCTTCGTGCCGCTGCTGGAGACCCCGGCCGAGCTGGACGCCGGGGGCGAACTGCTCGACGAGATGCTCTCGCTGCCGGCGTACCGGGCGATCGTGGCGGCCCGGGGCGACGTGCAGGAGGTGATGCTCGGCTACTCCGACTCGAACAAGGAGGCCGGGATCACCACCTCGCAGTGGTCCATCCACCGGGCCCAGCGGGCGCTGCGGGACGTGGCCGCCCGGCACAACGTACGGCTGCGGCTCTTCCACGGCCGGGGCGGTACGGTCGGCCGGGGCGGCGGCCCCACCCACGAGGCGATCCTCGCCCAGCCGTACGGCACGCTGGACGGCGAGATCAAGGTCACCGAGCAGGGCGAGGTCATCTCCGACAAGTACACCCTGCCCTCGCTGGCCCGGGAGAACCTGGAACTCACCCTGGCGGCGGTGTTGCAGAGCACCCTGCTGCACACCACGCCCCGGCAGCCGGCCGAGGCGCTGGACCGCTGGGACGCCACCATGGACGTGGTCTCCGGTGCCGCCTACCGGCGCTACCGGTCGCTGGTGGAGAACCCGGACCTGCCGGCGTACTTCTGGGCCTCCACCCCGACCGAGCTGCTCGGGGCGCTCAACATCGGCTCCCGGCCGGCGAAGCGGCCGAACACCGGGGCCGGGCTCTCCGGGCTGCGCGCCATCCCGTGGGTCTTCGGCTGGACCCAGACCCGGCAGATCGTCCCCGGCTGGTTCGGCGTCGGGACGGGGCTGGCCGCCGCCCGGGAGGCCGGAATGGCCGACATCCTGGCCGAGATGCACCGGGCCTGGCACTTCTTCGGCACGTTCCTGTCGAACGTCGAGATGATGCTGAGCAAGACCGACCTGAACATCGCCCGCCGGTACGTCGACACCCTGGTCCCGGAGCCGCTGCACCCGATCTTCGAGATGATCGAGGCGGAGTACGAGCTGACCAAGCGGGAGGTACTGGCCATCACCGCCTCCCCCGCGCTGCTGGAGAACTCCCCGGTGCTGCAACGCACCCTCGCCGTCCGGGACACCTACCTGGAACCGCTGCACCACCTCCAGGTGGCGCTGCTGCGGCAGTACCGCGACTCGGGTGCCGCCGGCCGGGCCGTGGCGACCGCCCCGGGCGGCCGGCGCGCCCCCGGCGACGGTACGGCGCTGGAACGGGCCCTGCTCACCACCGTCAACGGCATCGCCGCCGGGATGCGCAACACCGGCTGA
- a CDS encoding alpha/beta fold hydrolase codes for MRHRPLLLGRAGTALLGLLAVLAAGSPVAAAPPLSGPAALGNRPGLTDPRPCAEAAGFTCAELTVPLDRRGGTPGELRLRVAVAENADAPRGTLLLLSGGPGQPGPGLLSRLEPRFRYLMDDYRLVMIDQRGTGPAGIDCPQLQAEVGSSDITPASPEAIRGCAELLGRTRNFYTTADTVADLEELRRALGVHRWTLDGISYGTFVAQQYGLTYPHRVARMVLDSVVPQDTLDGLYLPSLHRVAWVLRTACREQSCGSDPAADVAETIRRYGNAVGIFDFLVIASIVDPKLTGETFYPVLPFLRMAAEGSPEPLMSAIDDLQGGENTPFAEYSSGLHAATVCADQTDAPWGDSTAPPGRRARALDRAVRQIRPGHVWPFPRETAAEQALISTCLHWPVSRPNPRPPRHTLTMPVLLLNGDRDLSTPVEWAVEQAARTPRGELVVIAGMGHSIQGRHPEGDSAVRRFLLGPTA; via the coding sequence ATGCGACACCGACCTCTGCTCCTCGGGCGGGCCGGCACCGCCCTGCTGGGACTGCTCGCCGTACTCGCCGCCGGCTCGCCCGTCGCGGCCGCGCCGCCCCTCTCCGGTCCGGCGGCACTCGGAAACCGTCCGGGGCTGACCGACCCGCGCCCGTGTGCCGAGGCGGCCGGGTTCACCTGCGCCGAGCTGACCGTGCCGCTCGACCGCCGGGGCGGCACCCCCGGCGAGCTGCGCCTGCGGGTCGCCGTGGCGGAGAACGCCGACGCGCCCCGGGGCACCCTGCTGCTGCTCTCCGGCGGGCCCGGGCAGCCCGGGCCGGGCCTGCTGTCCCGGCTGGAACCCCGGTTCCGCTACCTGATGGACGACTACCGGCTGGTGATGATCGACCAGCGGGGTACCGGCCCGGCCGGGATCGACTGCCCGCAGCTCCAGGCCGAGGTCGGCTCCTCCGACATCACCCCCGCCTCGCCGGAGGCGATCCGAGGCTGCGCGGAGCTGCTCGGCAGGACCCGGAACTTCTACACCACCGCCGACACGGTGGCGGACCTGGAGGAGCTGCGTCGCGCCCTCGGGGTGCACCGGTGGACCCTCGACGGCATCTCGTACGGGACCTTCGTCGCCCAGCAGTACGGGTTGACGTACCCGCACCGGGTGGCCCGGATGGTGCTGGACTCGGTGGTGCCGCAGGACACCCTGGACGGGTTGTACCTGCCGAGCCTGCACCGGGTGGCCTGGGTACTCCGTACCGCCTGCCGCGAGCAGTCCTGCGGCTCCGACCCGGCGGCGGACGTCGCCGAGACGATCCGCCGGTACGGCAACGCGGTCGGCATCTTCGACTTCCTGGTGATCGCCAGCATCGTGGACCCGAAGCTCACCGGGGAGACCTTCTATCCGGTGCTGCCCTTCCTGCGGATGGCCGCCGAGGGTTCCCCGGAGCCGCTGATGTCGGCGATCGACGATCTCCAGGGTGGCGAGAACACGCCGTTCGCCGAGTACAGCTCCGGGTTGCACGCCGCGACGGTCTGCGCCGACCAGACCGACGCGCCCTGGGGTGACTCGACGGCGCCGCCCGGCCGGCGGGCGAGGGCGCTGGACCGGGCGGTGCGGCAGATCCGGCCCGGCCACGTCTGGCCGTTCCCCCGGGAGACCGCCGCCGAGCAGGCGTTGATCTCCACCTGCCTGCACTGGCCGGTGTCCCGGCCGAACCCCCGGCCGCCCCGGCACACCCTGACCATGCCGGTGCTGCTGCTCAACGGCGACCGTGACCTCTCGACCCCGGTCGAGTGGGCGGTCGAGCAGGCGGCGCGGACGCCGCGCGGCGAACTCGTGGTGATCGCCGGGATGGGCCACTCGATCCAGGGCCGCCATCCCGAGGGCGACTCGGCCGTCCGGCGGTTCCTGCTCGGGCCGACGGCCTGA
- a CDS encoding AraC family transcriptional regulator, with translation MSDSHDAMPGFRDAFAADGRLQARWRWLGCPDGMGLYEVRCHNTRRGWEPARPSGHFTVHLARSGGYLRRLNGRERFVDPTSALFLKPSDDLTISHPLGCGDSYTVIEVDPELLVGWADGERWLTGAGWEGRLRADLDLEHRALVADSLRGTDRFELTERTHRLLGRLLAAGPDRPGEELDRAVRRRPGTLAAHRRLTDRVREVVSGGGYALGLTELARQVHCSPHHLSRVFQWTTGQSLTAYRNQLRTRAVLTALAAGEVASLRGLAAEYGFADQAHLTRTLRQQLGHSPTQLRRLLATTSGPARR, from the coding sequence ATGTCGGATTCTCACGATGCGATGCCCGGGTTCCGGGACGCGTTCGCCGCCGACGGGCGGCTCCAGGCGCGGTGGCGATGGCTCGGCTGTCCGGACGGGATGGGCCTCTACGAGGTGCGCTGCCACAACACCAGGCGCGGCTGGGAACCCGCCCGGCCGAGCGGCCACTTCACCGTGCACCTGGCCCGCTCCGGTGGCTACCTGCGCCGGCTCAACGGGCGGGAACGCTTCGTCGACCCGACCTCGGCCCTGTTCCTCAAACCCTCCGACGACCTCACCATCTCGCACCCGCTCGGCTGCGGCGACAGCTACACGGTGATCGAGGTCGACCCGGAGCTGCTGGTCGGCTGGGCGGACGGCGAACGGTGGCTGACCGGTGCCGGCTGGGAGGGCCGGCTCCGCGCCGACCTCGACCTGGAGCACCGGGCCCTGGTCGCGGACTCGCTGCGCGGCACCGACCGCTTCGAGCTGACCGAACGGACGCACCGGCTGCTCGGCCGCCTGCTCGCCGCCGGCCCGGACCGGCCCGGGGAGGAGCTGGACCGGGCGGTACGACGCCGCCCCGGCACCCTCGCCGCGCACCGCCGGCTCACCGACCGGGTACGCGAGGTGGTCAGCGGTGGCGGCTACGCGCTCGGCCTCACCGAGCTGGCCCGGCAGGTCCACTGTTCGCCGCATCACCTCAGCCGGGTCTTCCAGTGGACCACCGGGCAGAGCCTGACCGCCTACCGCAACCAGCTGCGGACCCGGGCCGTGCTGACCGCGCTGGCCGCCGGCGAGGTGGCCAGCCTGCGCGGCCTGGCCGCCGAGTACGGCTTCGCCGACCAGGCCCACCTGACCCGCACCCTGCGGCAGCAGCTCGGACACTCCCCGACCCAGCTCCGGCGGCTCCTGGCCACCACGTCAGGGCCGGCCCGGAGGTGA